Proteins encoded in a region of the Pseudomonas putida genome:
- a CDS encoding LPS-assembly protein LptD, with translation MALKSPAFRRKFPLLVTGGLLALQPLATSYAVAAEQFDCQVSAAGGWDCKPKAPVNNLPPRPVHEGAAVSSGTEAASEGETADRPMLVTEAKGRALKSRSEDYSHLDWVPREKLTAAQLAETGPYCGGAYVEPTRPGMADTTPKDESPTYINAKVSKYQQEQQIATLAGDVVMRQGSMQAEADEANLYQTENRGELKGNVKIRDNGSLVVGDEAQIQLDTGEAQVDNAEYVMHKSHIRGSALYAKRGENAIIRLKDGTYTTCEPGSNAWQLKGNNITLNPATGFGTATNVTLRVKDFPVFYTPYIYFPIDDRRQSGFLPPSFSTSSDTGFMLVTPYYFNLAPNYDATLYPRYMAKRGLLMEGEFRYLTPSSEGQFGGAYLNDKDDDRKLQTDYEDQRWMVNWQHKGGLDERLMAEVDYTDISDPFYFQDLESDQIGVESRDLLNQQGALTYRGDSYTARLNVHAYEMATISQITPYDRLPQVTLNGMLPYHPGGFDFSYDTEAVRFDRDLKTGPVFNKDGVLDTTAGTNGQRLDENIFGLARANGTRLNVAPSISLPMDASYGYLKPKLTYMYTHYDLDLDSEGKSDLANASQATRDLRGDFSSTQNRDIPIFSVDSGLYFDRNTSLFGTNYKQTLEPRLFYLYVPYKDQMDIPLFDSGESLFSYDSLFRENRFSGTDRIGDENKLSLGVTTRWIEENGFERQNFSIGQAYYFKDRKVQLPGIDYRTRKDSQSDVSPYALMYNYFFNRDWRFNSDFNWDPDSRSTRSGSAMFHYQPEDNPNKVVNLGYRYRNDTIAYDSQTGTWKVGGGDYGTPGSPNYIKDYYKIQQHDFSVIWPIVPQWSVIARWQHDYNRNRTLEAMGGFEYDNCCWKLRLINRYWIDYDDFSQALPANEKGDHGVFLQIVLKGLGGVVGNKVESFLDQGIQGYREREDQAY, from the coding sequence ATGGCATTGAAATCCCCCGCGTTTCGTAGAAAGTTTCCGTTGCTGGTAACCGGCGGTCTGCTGGCCCTGCAACCTCTGGCCACCTCATATGCAGTGGCAGCCGAACAGTTCGACTGCCAAGTGTCCGCCGCCGGTGGCTGGGACTGCAAGCCCAAGGCCCCAGTCAACAACCTGCCGCCACGCCCGGTGCACGAAGGTGCGGCCGTCAGCTCCGGCACTGAAGCCGCCAGCGAAGGCGAAACCGCGGACCGGCCGATGCTGGTTACCGAGGCCAAGGGCCGTGCCCTGAAGTCGCGCAGCGAAGACTACAGCCACCTGGACTGGGTGCCGCGTGAAAAGCTCACCGCCGCGCAGCTGGCCGAAACCGGCCCGTACTGCGGTGGCGCCTATGTCGAGCCAACCCGCCCGGGCATGGCCGACACCACGCCGAAGGATGAGTCGCCGACCTACATCAACGCCAAGGTATCCAAGTACCAGCAGGAGCAGCAGATCGCTACCCTCGCCGGTGACGTGGTGATGCGCCAGGGCAGCATGCAGGCCGAGGCCGACGAGGCCAACCTCTACCAGACCGAAAACCGTGGCGAGCTCAAAGGCAACGTCAAGATCCGTGACAACGGGTCGTTGGTGGTCGGTGACGAGGCGCAAATCCAGCTCGACACCGGCGAAGCCCAGGTAGACAACGCCGAATACGTGATGCACAAGTCGCACATCCGCGGCAGTGCCCTGTACGCCAAGCGTGGCGAAAACGCCATCATCCGCCTCAAGGACGGTACGTACACCACCTGCGAACCGGGCAGCAACGCCTGGCAGCTGAAGGGCAACAACATCACCCTGAACCCGGCCACCGGCTTCGGTACCGCGACCAACGTTACGCTGCGGGTCAAGGATTTCCCGGTGTTCTACACACCGTACATCTACTTCCCGATCGACGACCGTCGCCAGTCCGGCTTCCTGCCGCCATCGTTCAGCACCAGCAGCGACACCGGCTTCATGCTGGTCACGCCGTACTACTTCAACCTGGCGCCGAACTACGACGCCACGTTGTACCCGCGTTACATGGCCAAGCGCGGCCTGCTGATGGAAGGCGAATTCCGCTACCTGACGCCTTCGAGCGAAGGCCAGTTCGGCGGTGCGTACCTGAACGACAAGGACGATGATCGTAAACTCCAGACGGATTACGAAGATCAGCGCTGGATGGTCAACTGGCAGCACAAGGGTGGCCTGGACGAGCGCCTGATGGCCGAGGTCGACTACACCGACATCAGCGACCCGTTCTACTTCCAGGACCTGGAGTCTGATCAGATCGGTGTGGAAAGCCGTGACCTGCTGAACCAGCAGGGTGCTTTGACCTATCGTGGCGACAGCTACACCGCGCGTTTGAACGTGCATGCCTACGAAATGGCCACTATCTCGCAGATCACGCCGTATGATCGTCTGCCGCAAGTCACCCTCAACGGTATGCTGCCGTACCACCCGGGTGGTTTCGACTTCAGTTACGACACCGAAGCCGTGCGCTTTGATCGCGACTTGAAGACTGGTCCGGTCTTCAACAAGGATGGGGTGCTTGACACCACCGCTGGTACCAATGGCCAACGTCTTGATGAGAACATCTTCGGTCTCGCAAGGGCTAACGGTACCCGCCTCAACGTTGCACCTTCCATCAGCTTACCGATGGATGCCAGCTATGGTTACCTCAAGCCTAAGCTGACTTACATGTACACCCATTACGATCTGGACCTGGATAGCGAAGGCAAAAGCGACCTGGCCAATGCCTCGCAAGCCACCCGCGACCTACGCGGTGATTTCTCGAGCACCCAGAACCGCGATATCCCGATCTTCAGTGTCGACAGCGGCTTGTACTTTGACCGCAACACATCTCTGTTCGGTACGAACTACAAGCAGACCCTCGAACCGCGCCTGTTCTATCTCTATGTTCCGTACAAGGATCAGATGGACATTCCGCTGTTCGACTCAGGCGAAAGTCTGTTCAGCTATGACTCGTTGTTCCGCGAGAACCGCTTCAGTGGCACAGACCGCATCGGGGACGAGAACAAACTTTCGCTGGGGGTAACCACCCGCTGGATCGAAGAAAACGGCTTCGAACGCCAGAACTTCAGCATTGGCCAGGCGTACTACTTCAAGGACCGCAAGGTCCAGCTGCCAGGTATCGACTACCGTACCCGCAAAGACTCGCAGTCCGACGTTTCTCCATACGCGCTGATGTACAACTACTTCTTCAACCGCGACTGGCGCTTCAACTCGGACTTCAACTGGGACCCAGACAGCCGCAGCACCCGCTCGGGCAGCGCGATGTTCCACTACCAGCCTGAAGACAACCCGAACAAGGTGGTCAACCTCGGTTATCGCTACCGTAACGACACCATTGCCTACGACTCCCAGACCGGTACTTGGAAAGTGGGCGGTGGCGACTACGGCACCCCAGGTAGCCCGAACTACATCAAGGACTACTACAAGATCCAGCAGCATGACTTCTCGGTCATCTGGCCGATCGTTCCGCAGTGGAGCGTCATCGCTCGCTGGCAGCATGACTACAACCGCAACCGCACCCTGGAAGCCATGGGCGGTTTCGAGTACGACAACTGCTGCTGGAAGCTGCGCCTGATCAACCGCTACTGGATCGATTACGACGACTTCAGCCAAGCCCTCCCGGCGAACGAAAAAGGCGACCACGGTGTCTTCCTTCAGATCGTCCTGAAAGGCCTCGGTGGCGTAGTTGGCAACAAGGTCGAGTCTTTCCTCGACCAAGGCATTCAAGGTTACCGTGAACGTGAAGACCAAGCTTATTGA
- a CDS encoding aminoglycoside phosphotransferase family protein — translation MPEHDVRLQQLTVWLEEQLNELFRNNAWGEVPAGSLTSASSDASFRRYFRWQGAGHSFVIMDAPPPQENCRPFVAIDHLLASADVHVPLIHAQDLERGFLLLGDLGTQTYLDIINADNADGLFADAIDALLKFQRLPMDAPLPSYDDALLRREVELFPEWYVGRELGLALSEAQKATWQRVSQLLIDSALAQPKVLVHRDYMPRNLMQSTPNPGVLDFQDAVYGPVTYDITCLFKDAFVSWPQARVETWLRDYWQQAQVAGIPVHAEFEAFQRASDLMGVQRHLKVIGIFARICHRDGKPRYLGDVPRFFAYINEVIGRRPELAELGELIAQLQAGARA, via the coding sequence ATGCCTGAACACGATGTACGCCTGCAACAACTGACGGTCTGGCTCGAAGAGCAGCTCAATGAACTTTTCCGCAACAATGCCTGGGGCGAAGTGCCTGCAGGCAGCTTGACGTCTGCCAGCAGCGACGCGAGCTTTCGCCGCTACTTCCGCTGGCAGGGGGCTGGCCACAGTTTCGTGATCATGGATGCGCCACCCCCGCAGGAAAACTGCCGACCGTTCGTCGCCATTGACCACCTGCTGGCCAGCGCCGACGTGCATGTGCCGCTGATCCACGCCCAGGACCTGGAACGTGGCTTCCTGCTGCTTGGGGATCTCGGCACTCAGACATACCTTGACATCATCAATGCCGACAACGCCGATGGCCTGTTCGCCGATGCCATCGATGCGCTTTTGAAATTCCAGCGTTTGCCGATGGACGCCCCGCTGCCCAGCTACGACGATGCCCTGCTGCGCCGCGAAGTGGAGCTGTTCCCCGAATGGTACGTGGGGCGTGAGCTTGGCCTGGCCTTGAGCGAAGCGCAGAAAGCCACCTGGCAGCGCGTCAGCCAGCTGCTGATCGACAGTGCCCTGGCCCAGCCCAAGGTGCTGGTGCACCGTGACTACATGCCGCGCAACCTGATGCAGAGCACCCCAAACCCCGGTGTGCTGGATTTCCAGGATGCGGTGTATGGCCCGGTCACCTACGACATCACCTGCCTGTTCAAGGACGCCTTTGTCAGTTGGCCGCAGGCGCGGGTCGAGACCTGGCTGCGTGACTACTGGCAGCAGGCGCAGGTTGCCGGCATCCCGGTGCACGCTGAGTTCGAAGCTTTCCAGCGCGCCAGTGACCTGATGGGCGTGCAGCGCCACCTGAAGGTGATCGGCATCTTCGCCCGTATCTGCCACCGCGACGGCAAACCGCGTTACCTGGGCGACGTGCCGCGTTTCTTCGCCTATATAAATGAAGTGATCGGTCGCCGGCCCGAATTGGCGGAGCTGGGTGAGCTGATTGCGCAGTTGCAGGCCGGAGCGCGTGCATGA
- the murU gene encoding N-acetylmuramate alpha-1-phosphate uridylyltransferase MurU produces MKAMILAAGKGERMRPLTLHTPKPLVPVAGQPLIEYHLRALAAAGVTDVVINHAWLGQQIEDHLGDGSRFGLNIRYSPEGEPLETGGGIFKALPLLGDAPFLLVNGDVWTDYDFARLQAPLQGLAHLVLVDNPGHHGRGDFRLVGERVVDGDDAPGTLTFSGISLLHPALFDGCQAGAFKLAPLLRQAMTAGKVSGEHYRGHWVDVGTLERLAEVERLIGERA; encoded by the coding sequence ATGAAGGCAATGATCCTGGCAGCGGGCAAGGGCGAGCGCATGCGCCCGCTGACCCTGCACACCCCCAAACCGTTGGTCCCGGTCGCCGGCCAGCCGCTGATCGAATACCACCTGCGCGCCCTGGCGGCAGCGGGCGTCACTGACGTGGTGATAAACCACGCCTGGCTCGGCCAGCAGATCGAAGACCATCTGGGTGACGGCAGCCGCTTCGGCCTGAACATCCGCTATTCACCTGAAGGTGAGCCGCTGGAAACCGGCGGCGGTATCTTCAAGGCACTGCCTTTGCTGGGTGATGCGCCTTTCCTGTTGGTGAACGGTGATGTCTGGACCGATTACGATTTCGCGCGTCTGCAGGCTCCCCTGCAAGGCCTGGCTCACCTGGTGCTGGTCGACAACCCTGGCCATCACGGGCGCGGTGACTTCCGTCTGGTGGGTGAGCGGGTGGTCGATGGTGACGACGCGCCGGGCACCTTGACGTTCAGTGGCATTTCGCTGCTGCACCCGGCGTTGTTCGATGGTTGCCAGGCGGGCGCCTTCAAGCTGGCACCGTTGCTGCGCCAGGCCATGACGGCCGGCAAGGTCTCTGGCGAACACTACCGTGGGCACTGGGTGGATGTCGGTACGCTCGAACGCCTGGCCGAGGTTGAGCGTTTGATTGGCGAGCGCGCCTGA
- a CDS encoding TerB family tellurite resistance protein has translation MWWPGTVIGVGAGFAVASIPGALLGALLGQAMDRRLRLQGWDDMRERLGGRSALRDDELLFVMLGRLAKCDGRVGELHIQQARQEMVRLDLAEAARLRAINAFNRGKAGKDRLGGHLRRIRQQPHAAEGTLRACWRMVWADGKMGNKERELLLDWGQKLGMSRRQVQAMSLEYEPRKATAAEGVPMTYAAALRLLAVEADTDSDKVKQAYRRLVSRHHPDKLAGTGASDAQVREATERTRELHQAYAMIRKRRGL, from the coding sequence ATGTGGTGGCCAGGCACGGTGATTGGTGTGGGTGCCGGCTTTGCTGTTGCGAGCATACCGGGTGCCTTGCTCGGTGCGCTGCTTGGGCAGGCCATGGACCGCCGGCTGCGCTTGCAAGGCTGGGACGATATGCGCGAACGCTTGGGCGGGCGCTCGGCCTTGCGCGACGACGAGTTGCTGTTCGTGATGCTCGGGCGCCTGGCCAAGTGCGATGGTCGGGTGGGTGAGCTGCATATCCAGCAGGCGCGTCAGGAAATGGTGCGCCTGGACCTGGCCGAGGCAGCCCGGCTGCGCGCTATCAATGCGTTCAACCGCGGCAAGGCAGGCAAGGACCGGCTGGGCGGGCACCTGCGGCGTATCCGCCAGCAGCCGCATGCCGCGGAAGGCACCTTGCGTGCCTGTTGGCGCATGGTTTGGGCCGACGGCAAGATGGGCAACAAGGAGCGTGAGTTGTTGCTGGACTGGGGGCAGAAGCTGGGCATGAGCAGGCGCCAGGTGCAGGCCATGTCGCTGGAGTACGAGCCGCGCAAGGCGACGGCAGCCGAAGGCGTCCCCATGACCTATGCGGCAGCGTTGCGCTTGCTGGCGGTGGAGGCGGATACCGATAGTGACAAGGTCAAGCAGGCGTATCGTCGGCTTGTCAGTCGGCATCACCCGGACAAACTGGCGGGTACCGGTGCCAGCGACGCGCAGGTGCGTGAAGCGACCGAGCGTACCCGTGAGTTGCATCAGGCGTATGCCATGATCCGCAAGCGGCGGGGGCTGTAA
- a CDS encoding alpha/beta hydrolase family protein, with protein sequence MSTLYRTGLAVCCLASLLPLGALAADAEKPRATTATPAAEPPRPPLLERSQEDAQALERLVPKAEQQTLQAGADSFLALWKPANDSDPQGAVIIVPGAGETADWPNAVGPLRQKFPDVGWHSLSVSLPDLLADSPQARVEAKPAAEPEKAKGESAPAKDVPADANANIAQATAADADAAQYTDAEQASEQADPADAERIFARLDAAVAFAQQHNARSIALIGHGSGAYWAARYLSEKQPPQVQKLVMVAAQTPARVEHDLESLAPTLKVPTADIYYVTRSQDRNAAEQRLQASKRQKDSQYRQLSLIAMPGNKAAEQEQLFRRVRGWMSPQG encoded by the coding sequence ATGTCCACACTTTATCGCACGGGGCTGGCAGTGTGCTGCCTGGCTTCGCTCCTTCCACTCGGGGCCTTGGCCGCCGACGCCGAAAAACCACGCGCGACTACCGCGACGCCTGCTGCCGAGCCCCCACGCCCGCCCTTGCTGGAGCGCAGCCAGGAGGATGCCCAGGCGCTCGAAAGGCTGGTGCCCAAGGCCGAACAGCAGACCCTGCAGGCGGGCGCCGACAGCTTCCTGGCCCTGTGGAAGCCGGCCAACGACAGCGACCCGCAAGGGGCGGTGATCATTGTTCCCGGTGCTGGCGAAACGGCCGACTGGCCCAATGCAGTTGGCCCGCTGCGGCAAAAATTCCCTGATGTCGGCTGGCACAGCCTGAGCGTCAGCCTGCCAGATCTGCTCGCCGACAGCCCCCAGGCGAGGGTCGAAGCCAAACCCGCTGCCGAGCCAGAAAAAGCCAAGGGCGAAAGTGCGCCGGCCAAGGATGTACCTGCCGACGCCAATGCCAATATCGCCCAAGCCACCGCGGCCGATGCCGACGCGGCGCAATACACTGACGCCGAACAGGCCAGCGAACAGGCCGACCCAGCCGACGCCGAGCGCATTTTCGCCCGCCTGGACGCCGCAGTGGCGTTTGCCCAGCAGCACAACGCACGCAGCATCGCGCTGATCGGCCATGGCAGCGGCGCGTACTGGGCGGCCCGCTACCTGAGCGAGAAGCAACCGCCGCAGGTACAGAAACTGGTGATGGTCGCCGCACAGACACCGGCTCGCGTGGAGCATGACCTGGAGAGCCTGGCGCCAACCTTGAAGGTGCCGACTGCCGATATCTACTACGTTACCCGCAGCCAGGACCGCAATGCAGCCGAGCAGCGCCTGCAGGCCAGCAAACGGCAGAAAGACAGCCAGTACCGGCAGTTGTCGCTGATTGCCATGCCGGGCAACAAGGCTGCGGAGCAAGAGCAGTTGTTCCGCCGCGTGCGAGGATGGATGAGCCCGCAGGGTTGA
- a CDS encoding transporter substrate-binding domain-containing protein: MKRVRRLLVIGCLWLPLIALARPEAPPAVVLEPAQQQWLDTHRSLRVGLVLQVPYAQFDRRLQQLYGANVELVSSLAQALRLDLTWRNFSDQASLEHALQSGEIDFAPGLTQTPASLRLWLFSDPYMRVPQLVVGPRTGAMAVELEKLEAEQRVAVRMPSQLADYLRANYSNLNLQGVPNEREALQLVVGGQAAFAVLDEAQLSRLSRESEFSELAVVGDIGLPQLLRIGSRRDWPLLADVLERGLQALPAKELEQLHQRWLQPKYPRLSESPGFWQNLALLFGMLLLCALATLLWQRRQQRQLERSLLATRESLVERQVREEALRLSQFAIDQSTVGILWVNWDSHVRYANHAAERMLGYAEGELLERPLSTFEPSLNMDRWLELWKGARTGAGGTGQFEAQCRRADHSVLPVELSLSFLRFRDSEYLVVYLADVTERHRALAALRESEARLKGIAGNVPGLVFRLERDPAEGDLEFPYISEGSEALVGYAPSEIQHPQMGLRNLVHPEDRADYHRVQDLALASDQDWSWQGRILTRQGEQRWADIKASTRRLGNGQVVWDGVVWDITQGKRAELALAKSQEQLRELSAHLESVREEEKARIAREVHDELGQMLTVLKLEVSMCELAFAELDPGLNERLSSMKRLIAQLFQLVRDVATALRPPILDAGIASAIEWQARRFEARTQIPCLVQVPDNLPALSDAKATGLFRILQEALTNVMRHAQAHSVEIELVRQDGQLRMTVSDDGQGFCRDQPRPTSFGLVGVRERVLMLGGSMALDSQPGEGTSLSVAIPLE, from the coding sequence ATGAAGCGAGTGCGTCGCCTGTTGGTTATCGGCTGTTTGTGGCTGCCCTTGATTGCATTGGCCAGGCCCGAGGCGCCGCCCGCCGTGGTATTGGAACCCGCTCAGCAGCAGTGGCTGGATACCCACCGCAGCCTGCGGGTGGGCCTGGTGCTGCAGGTGCCGTACGCCCAGTTCGACCGGCGCTTGCAGCAACTGTACGGGGCCAACGTAGAGCTGGTGAGCAGCCTGGCGCAGGCGCTGCGGCTGGACCTCACCTGGCGCAACTTCAGCGACCAGGCCAGCCTGGAACATGCCCTGCAGAGCGGCGAAATCGACTTCGCCCCTGGGCTTACGCAGACGCCGGCCAGCCTGCGCCTGTGGTTGTTCAGCGACCCATACATGCGTGTGCCGCAACTGGTGGTGGGGCCGCGCACCGGGGCCATGGCCGTGGAGCTGGAAAAACTCGAAGCCGAACAGCGGGTGGCCGTGCGCATGCCCAGCCAGCTGGCGGACTACCTGCGCGCCAACTACAGCAACCTCAACCTGCAGGGGGTGCCCAACGAGCGTGAGGCCCTGCAACTGGTGGTAGGCGGCCAGGCCGCCTTTGCGGTGCTGGATGAAGCGCAGCTCAGCCGTCTGTCACGCGAAAGCGAGTTCAGTGAGCTGGCAGTGGTCGGCGATATCGGCCTGCCGCAATTGCTGCGCATTGGTTCACGGCGCGACTGGCCACTGTTGGCCGATGTATTGGAGCGTGGCTTGCAAGCGCTGCCAGCCAAGGAGCTGGAACAACTGCACCAGCGTTGGTTACAGCCCAAATACCCACGGCTGAGTGAATCGCCGGGCTTCTGGCAGAACCTGGCCTTGTTGTTCGGCATGCTGCTGCTGTGCGCGTTGGCCACATTGCTATGGCAACGCCGGCAGCAGCGCCAGCTGGAGCGTAGCCTGTTGGCCACGCGAGAAAGCCTTGTGGAACGGCAGGTGCGCGAAGAGGCGTTGCGCTTGAGCCAGTTCGCCATCGACCAGAGTACGGTGGGTATCCTTTGGGTCAATTGGGACAGCCACGTGCGCTACGCCAACCACGCTGCCGAGCGCATGCTGGGTTATGCCGAGGGCGAGCTGCTGGAGCGGCCGCTGAGTACCTTCGAACCAAGCCTGAACATGGACCGCTGGCTGGAGCTGTGGAAGGGCGCGCGTACGGGGGCAGGGGGTACCGGCCAGTTCGAGGCGCAGTGCCGGCGGGCCGATCACAGCGTGCTGCCGGTGGAGCTGTCGCTGAGTTTTCTGCGCTTTCGTGATTCCGAATATCTGGTGGTCTATCTCGCCGACGTCACCGAGCGCCACCGCGCCCTGGCGGCCTTGCGCGAGAGCGAGGCACGGCTCAAGGGCATTGCCGGTAACGTGCCGGGGCTGGTGTTTCGTCTGGAGCGCGACCCGGCCGAGGGCGACCTGGAGTTCCCCTATATCAGTGAGGGCAGCGAGGCCCTGGTGGGCTATGCGCCCAGCGAGATTCAGCACCCGCAGATGGGCCTGCGCAACCTGGTGCACCCCGAGGACCGCGCCGATTACCATCGGGTACAGGACCTGGCCCTGGCCAGCGACCAGGACTGGTCCTGGCAGGGGCGCATCCTCACTCGCCAGGGTGAACAGCGCTGGGCCGACATCAAGGCCAGTACTCGGCGCCTGGGCAACGGCCAGGTGGTGTGGGACGGTGTGGTGTGGGACATCACCCAAGGCAAGCGGGCAGAGTTGGCCCTGGCGAAATCTCAGGAGCAGCTGCGCGAACTGTCGGCCCACCTGGAGAGCGTGCGTGAAGAAGAAAAGGCCCGTATCGCCCGGGAAGTGCACGACGAACTGGGGCAGATGCTGACCGTGCTCAAGCTGGAAGTGTCGATGTGCGAGCTGGCATTCGCCGAGCTGGACCCAGGTCTTAACGAACGCCTGAGCAGCATGAAGCGCCTGATCGCGCAGCTGTTCCAGCTGGTGCGCGATGTGGCCACCGCTTTGCGCCCGCCGATTCTCGATGCCGGCATTGCCTCGGCCATCGAATGGCAGGCGCGGCGCTTCGAGGCGCGCACACAAATCCCCTGTCTGGTGCAAGTACCGGATAATCTGCCAGCATTGAGCGATGCCAAGGCCACTGGATTGTTTCGTATCCTGCAGGAGGCGCTGACCAACGTGATGCGTCACGCCCAGGCGCACAGCGTGGAGATCGAGCTGGTACGCCAGGACGGTCAGTTGCGCATGACGGTCAGTGACGACGGCCAGGGCTTTTGCCGCGACCAGCCCCGGCCCACCTCGTTTGGCCTGGTGGGTGTGCGCGAGCGCGTGCTGATGTTGGGTGGCAGCATGGCGCTGGACAGTCAACCGGGCGAGGGCACCAGCCTGAGCGTGGCCATTCCGTTGGAGTAG
- a CDS encoding response regulator, with protein sequence MIRVLVAEDHTIVREGIKQLIGLAKDMQVAGEAGNGEQLLETLRHTPCEVVLLDISMPGVNGLEAIPRIRALHDAPAILMLSMHDEAQMAARALKAGAAGYATKDSDPALLLTAIRRVAGGGRYIDPSLADRMVFEVGLTESRPLHTLLSEREFSVFERLAQGANVNDIAQQLALSSKTISTHKARLMQKLKVNSLAELVKYAMEHKLV encoded by the coding sequence GTGATTCGAGTGCTGGTGGCCGAAGACCACACCATTGTCCGTGAAGGTATCAAGCAGTTGATCGGCCTGGCCAAGGACATGCAGGTGGCGGGGGAGGCCGGTAATGGCGAGCAGTTGCTCGAAACCCTGCGGCACACGCCGTGCGAGGTGGTGTTGCTGGATATCTCGATGCCGGGGGTGAATGGGCTGGAAGCGATCCCGCGGATCCGTGCGTTGCACGACGCTCCGGCAATCCTGATGCTGTCGATGCACGACGAGGCACAGATGGCGGCGCGGGCGTTGAAGGCTGGCGCGGCGGGTTATGCCACCAAGGACAGCGACCCGGCGCTGTTGCTGACCGCGATTCGCCGGGTGGCGGGTGGCGGGCGTTATATCGACCCGTCGCTGGCCGACCGTATGGTGTTCGAAGTGGGCCTGACCGAGTCTCGGCCATTGCACACGCTGCTGTCGGAGCGGGAGTTCTCGGTGTTCGAGCGCCTGGCTCAGGGCGCCAACGTCAACGACATTGCCCAGCAACTGGCGCTGTCGAGCAAGACCATCAGCACCCACAAAGCGCGCTTGATGCAAAAACTGAAGGTGAACTCGCTGGCGGAGCTGGTGAAGTACGCCATGGAGCACAAGCTGGTCTGA
- a CDS encoding ABC transporter ATP-binding protein, giving the protein MSEAKSNAATSETLVSFRGVQKSYDGESLIVKDLNLDIRKGEFLTLLGPSGSGKTTSLMMLAGFETPTAGEIQLAGRSINNVPPHKRDIGMVFQNYALFPHMTVAENLAFPLTVRNLSKTDISERVKRVLNMVQLDAFAKRYPGQLSGGQQQRVALARALVFEPQLVLMDEPLGALDKQLREHMQMEIKHIHQRLGVTVVYVTHDQGEALTMSDRVAVFHQGEIQQIADPRTLYEEPCNTFVANFIGENNRINGTLLASDGKRCQVQLPRGERVEALAVNVGQAGEPVTLSIRPERVRLNGHSESCVNRFSGRVAEFIYLGDHVRVRLEVCGKGDFFVKQPIAELDPALAVGDVVPLGWEVEHARALDPIAEAH; this is encoded by the coding sequence ATGAGCGAGGCGAAGTCGAACGCTGCAACCAGCGAAACGCTGGTCAGCTTCCGTGGTGTGCAGAAGAGCTACGACGGCGAGTCGCTGATCGTCAAAGACCTCAACCTGGATATCCGCAAGGGCGAGTTCCTTACCCTGCTTGGCCCGTCCGGCTCCGGTAAAACCACCAGCCTGATGATGCTGGCCGGTTTTGAAACCCCCACCGCCGGTGAAATCCAGCTGGCCGGGCGCTCGATCAACAACGTGCCGCCGCACAAGCGCGATATCGGCATGGTGTTCCAGAACTACGCGCTGTTCCCGCATATGACCGTGGCCGAGAACCTGGCCTTTCCGCTGACCGTGCGCAATCTGAGCAAGACCGACATCAGCGAGCGGGTCAAGCGCGTGCTGAACATGGTCCAGCTCGATGCCTTCGCCAAGCGCTACCCCGGCCAGCTGTCCGGCGGCCAGCAGCAGCGAGTGGCGCTGGCCCGGGCGCTGGTGTTCGAGCCGCAGCTGGTGCTGATGGACGAGCCGCTCGGTGCGCTGGACAAGCAGCTGCGTGAACACATGCAGATGGAGATCAAGCATATTCACCAGCGCCTGGGTGTGACCGTGGTGTACGTGACCCACGACCAAGGCGAAGCGCTGACCATGTCCGACCGCGTGGCGGTGTTCCACCAGGGCGAAATCCAGCAGATTGCCGACCCGCGCACGCTGTATGAAGAGCCCTGCAATACCTTCGTCGCCAACTTCATCGGCGAAAACAACCGCATCAACGGCACCCTGCTGGCCAGCGATGGCAAACGCTGCCAGGTGCAGTTGCCGCGCGGTGAACGGGTCGAGGCGCTGGCGGTGAACGTCGGCCAGGCCGGCGAGCCGGTAACCCTGTCGATTCGCCCGGAGCGTGTGCGCCTGAACGGCCACAGCGAAAGCTGCGTCAACCGCTTCTCTGGACGGGTGGCCGAGTTCATTTACCTGGGCGACCACGTGCGGGTGCGCCTGGAAGTTTGCGGCAAGGGCGACTTCTTCGTGAAACAGCCGATTGCCGAGCTCGACCCGGCATTGGCCGTGGGCGATGTGGTACCGCTGGGCTGGGAGGTGGAGCACGCCCGCGCGCTCGATCCGATTGCCGAAGCCCATTGA